One stretch of Saccharopolyspora erythraea DNA includes these proteins:
- a CDS encoding NAD-dependent epimerase/dehydratase family protein codes for MTTGELHVVLGAGPAGTTIVDELLARGLEVRHVNRSPVNNAPDGVETVEADVSLLDQAVAATEGAAAIYHAVNVPYHLQVDLMPGIGQAVLTAAGRHDARLVVLDTLYPYGEADGAAITEDTPWAATSRKGRMRAALDQTYLDAHRAGEVRVALGRSADFYGPRVLNSTLGATFFPAVLTGEPALGFGDITLPHSYSYLPDVARGLVDLGTTTAEGATGRVWHLPTVPAVSTEHIHGLVEQIIGRRVTAHVLDRPATVGPFDEQFMNEYAEIFYQHLIPQNMVSAAFERFFGRQPTPLVNGLRATIDWYEDFLSAR; via the coding sequence ATGACCACCGGTGAACTGCACGTCGTGCTCGGCGCGGGACCCGCAGGAACGACCATTGTGGACGAGCTGCTCGCACGTGGACTCGAGGTACGACACGTCAATCGCAGTCCGGTCAACAACGCCCCCGACGGAGTCGAGACCGTGGAGGCCGACGTGTCCCTCCTCGACCAGGCCGTCGCCGCGACCGAAGGCGCCGCGGCGATCTACCACGCCGTCAACGTGCCGTACCACCTCCAGGTCGACCTGATGCCGGGCATCGGCCAGGCGGTGCTCACCGCCGCCGGCCGACACGATGCCCGGCTCGTGGTGCTCGACACGCTCTACCCGTACGGCGAGGCGGACGGCGCGGCGATCACGGAGGACACCCCCTGGGCGGCGACGAGCCGCAAGGGCCGGATGCGCGCCGCGCTGGACCAGACCTACTTGGATGCGCACCGCGCGGGCGAAGTCCGGGTCGCGCTGGGGCGCTCCGCCGACTTCTACGGTCCGCGCGTGCTGAACTCCACCCTCGGCGCGACGTTCTTTCCCGCCGTGCTGACCGGAGAGCCCGCGCTCGGGTTCGGCGACATCACGCTGCCGCACAGCTACTCCTACCTGCCGGACGTCGCCCGCGGCCTCGTTGATCTCGGCACCACCACCGCCGAAGGCGCGACCGGCCGGGTGTGGCACCTGCCCACGGTGCCCGCGGTCAGCACCGAGCACATCCACGGCCTCGTCGAGCAGATCATCGGCAGGCGCGTCACCGCACACGTACTCGACCGGCCCGCCACCGTCGGCCCGTTCGACGAGCAGTTCATGAACGAGTACGCCGAGATCTTCTACCAGCACCTCATCCCGCAGAACATGGTGTCGGCAGCGTTCGAGCGGTTCTTCGGCCGGCAGCCCACCCCACTCGTGAACGGACTGCGCGCCACCATCGACTGGTATGAAGACTTCCTGTCCGCGCGGTAA
- a CDS encoding right-handed parallel beta-helix repeat-containing protein: MAEFFVSPTGDDSAPGTLERPFATLGRARHAARAEAGGVVVHLREGIHVLTETFALDEDDSGRDGHRTVYQAFGYGTDQQEQAVVSGGREITGWRERDGVWLAEVGDLDTRQLHVDGRRAERAGLDDLPGEAKRTPTGYVTDTTAPLSWQAPTGVEFVYRGVYPWTEARCGVASVVRDGDSTAITMAQPAFSWANDLYNSAWDGELMSGPCLPTRVENDPAFLTEPGTFVLDRSRPGRHVLHYRPRPGEHPLRTRVVAPVLEVLLNATGTRDVSFLGLVFADATWLRPSGERGFLHYHGNGYYDGGGVEKVVVVEGEAWVTVPTEAETIPACVRLDATTGMRFECCRFTRIGATGLSATDSAGTTVHSCDFDNLAASAISVSGSRHVLIEDNLVQHAGLDYSGSPGIALLDTENCTVSHNRISDLPHCGIVVGPGKGARILRNLITDSMMTLADGGGIYVSGPQGDSPDNGAVVAGNVIKDTRTPYNFGLYTDYGAAWVTVEDNVVARADSTAVLQVSPPLENVVYRNNFWDADPVGSDAVPEGVTYESNTTLADETELDAATAATQARAGLLRAMATCRFVE; encoded by the coding sequence ATGGCTGAGTTCTTCGTCTCCCCGACCGGGGACGATTCCGCTCCAGGCACTCTGGAGCGCCCGTTCGCCACGCTGGGCCGCGCACGGCATGCGGCCCGCGCCGAGGCCGGAGGGGTGGTCGTGCACCTCCGGGAGGGCATCCACGTGCTCACCGAGACCTTCGCACTCGACGAGGACGACTCGGGCCGCGACGGTCACCGGACCGTCTACCAGGCGTTCGGGTACGGTACCGACCAGCAGGAGCAGGCCGTGGTCAGCGGCGGCCGGGAGATCACCGGCTGGCGGGAGCGTGACGGGGTGTGGCTCGCCGAGGTCGGCGACCTCGACACCCGCCAGCTGCACGTCGACGGTCGCCGGGCTGAGCGCGCCGGCCTCGACGACCTCCCCGGCGAGGCGAAAAGGACCCCGACGGGCTACGTCACCGACACCACGGCCCCGCTCTCCTGGCAGGCCCCGACCGGAGTCGAGTTCGTCTACCGGGGCGTCTACCCGTGGACGGAGGCGCGCTGCGGCGTCGCGTCCGTCGTCCGCGACGGTGACTCCACCGCGATCACCATGGCGCAACCCGCCTTCTCCTGGGCCAACGACCTCTACAACTCCGCCTGGGACGGCGAGCTGATGTCGGGCCCATGCCTACCGACCCGGGTGGAGAACGATCCGGCCTTCCTCACCGAGCCCGGCACGTTCGTCCTGGACCGCTCCCGCCCCGGCAGGCACGTCCTGCACTACCGGCCCCGCCCCGGCGAGCATCCGCTGCGCACCCGGGTGGTCGCACCCGTGCTGGAGGTGCTGCTGAACGCGACCGGCACTCGCGACGTCTCCTTCCTCGGCTTGGTCTTCGCCGACGCCACCTGGCTCAGGCCCAGCGGAGAACGCGGCTTCCTGCACTACCACGGCAACGGCTACTACGACGGGGGCGGCGTCGAGAAGGTGGTGGTGGTCGAGGGAGAGGCATGGGTGACCGTGCCGACCGAGGCCGAGACGATCCCGGCCTGCGTGCGGCTCGATGCCACGACCGGAATGCGATTCGAGTGCTGCCGCTTCACCCGAATCGGAGCCACCGGACTCAGCGCGACCGACAGCGCCGGGACCACCGTGCACAGCTGCGACTTCGACAACCTCGCCGCCTCCGCCATCTCGGTCTCCGGCAGCCGCCACGTACTGATCGAGGACAACCTGGTTCAGCACGCCGGCCTGGACTACTCAGGCTCCCCCGGCATTGCCCTGCTGGACACGGAAAACTGCACCGTCTCGCACAACCGGATCTCCGACCTCCCCCACTGCGGCATCGTCGTAGGTCCCGGAAAGGGCGCCCGCATCCTGCGCAACCTCATCACCGACAGCATGATGACTCTGGCCGACGGCGGCGGCATCTACGTTTCCGGCCCGCAAGGAGACTCCCCGGACAACGGAGCGGTGGTCGCGGGCAACGTCATCAAGGACACCCGCACTCCCTACAACTTCGGCCTGTACACCGACTACGGGGCCGCATGGGTCACGGTGGAGGACAACGTGGTCGCCCGAGCCGACAGCACGGCCGTTCTCCAAGTCAGCCCGCCGCTGGAGAATGTGGTGTACCGCAACAACTTCTGGGACGCCGACCCGGTCGGCAGCGACGCCGTACCCGAGGGCGTCACCTACGAGAGCAACACGACCCTCGCCGACGAGACCGAGCTGGACGCGGCGACAGCGGCGACCCAGGCCCGTGCCGGGCTTCTGCGAGCGATGGCGACCTGCAGGTTCGTCGAGTAG
- a CDS encoding WD40 repeat domain-containing protein, giving the protein MQQLPDLPAEGFHQRGSRLEGEADQVNDDIRIRREHRVTEDAVGVLLLQAELATKVMLSPDGKTLAGLGADKFRPLVWDMTTRTRSPDEAPTDVIIDLAFSPVDQSLYLAHQDGSIARRTRDMLGEIQQIPADMSRPFYTVTISSTGTIATTTIDDSILLWDTNRLPAAANPAVSDLVFTHDGRQLLGSTTSFRHITSWPQDHLRRSRTTPLLPSFPALEFAGFSGDGRRVIATKTSWEEQEIARIVVADATTHAPLTDLPTNDRYLAVNGGATLMATDAGDCPDVHIWDLNGDQPRMVRTISHPGSKFTNSAAFSADGHHLVTTTDTRNRLLWSLGEAETTMVRLPRDDSSTGLPAPAFSPDGRLLTLPTPTGISLWDTTTNTTIGQLPGREQPALAFSPDAQRLAVSNPDNSITIWNVPDQTEWATLTAPASTSPNSIAALAWNPSGTSLAAGSGTVSVWTTDTKHANTTLCYTLTHNFPDQAHPLPAACSS; this is encoded by the coding sequence GTGCAGCAGTTGCCCGACCTGCCCGCGGAGGGCTTCCACCAACGCGGTAGCCGACTCGAAGGTGAAGCAGACCAAGTCAACGACGACATCCGGATTCGACGTGAGCACCGTGTCACCGAAGACGCCGTCGGTGTCCTCCTGCTGCAAGCCGAACTCGCCACGAAAGTGATGCTCAGCCCCGACGGGAAGACGCTCGCCGGCCTGGGCGCCGACAAGTTCCGACCTCTCGTGTGGGACATGACCACACGCACTCGAAGCCCGGACGAAGCCCCCACAGACGTGATCATTGATCTCGCGTTCTCCCCGGTTGACCAGTCGCTTTACCTCGCACACCAAGATGGCAGCATCGCCCGCCGCACTAGGGACATGCTTGGGGAAATCCAGCAGATCCCTGCCGACATGTCGCGGCCGTTCTACACGGTCACGATCAGCAGCACCGGCACCATTGCCACGACCACCATCGACGACTCCATCCTGCTCTGGGACACCAATCGGCTGCCCGCCGCTGCGAACCCCGCTGTCTCCGATCTGGTTTTCACCCACGACGGACGACAGCTCCTCGGATCCACCACGAGCTTCCGACACATCACCAGCTGGCCACAGGACCACCTCCGCCGCAGCAGAACCACACCACTGCTCCCAAGCTTCCCCGCTCTGGAGTTCGCGGGATTCAGCGGAGACGGGCGCCGCGTCATCGCCACCAAAACATCCTGGGAAGAGCAGGAAATCGCCAGGATCGTCGTGGCCGATGCGACGACCCACGCACCACTCACTGACCTCCCCACAAACGACCGGTACCTCGCGGTCAACGGCGGCGCCACGCTCATGGCCACCGATGCGGGAGACTGTCCGGACGTCCACATATGGGACCTCAACGGCGACCAGCCTCGTATGGTCAGGACGATCAGCCACCCCGGCAGCAAGTTCACCAACTCCGCCGCGTTCAGTGCTGACGGACACCATCTGGTAACCACCACCGACACGAGAAACCGTTTATTGTGGAGTCTCGGGGAAGCGGAGACGACGATGGTGCGGTTACCCAGAGACGACAGTTCCACCGGGCTGCCCGCGCCCGCATTCTCCCCGGACGGCCGTCTCCTCACCTTGCCCACACCGACCGGCATCTCCTTGTGGGACACCACGACCAACACCACCATCGGCCAACTGCCCGGCCGAGAGCAGCCCGCCCTCGCCTTCAGCCCCGACGCACAACGCCTCGCCGTCAGCAACCCGGACAACTCGATCACCATCTGGAACGTCCCAGACCAGACCGAGTGGGCCACCCTCACCGCACCAGCGTCCACGAGTCCCAACTCGATCGCGGCACTGGCATGGAACCCCTCCGGAACAAGCCTGGCCGCCGGAAGCGGCACCGTCAGCGTGTGGACCACCGACACCAAACACGCCAACACCACCCTCTGCTACACACTCACCCACAACTTCCCTGACCAAGCCCATCCCCTGCCCGCAGCCTGCTCTTCCTAA
- a CDS encoding MBL fold metallo-hydrolase has product MSTAPNTAADASASTPPSWTVGEVTVHRIDEVLLPPATGPWLLPDATTDLVDREEWLRPDFAGPDGIVRLHSHSFAFEIDGVRVVVDTGIGNGKTRANPAWHDLGTSYLHNLGAAGFSPETVDLVLLSHLHTDHVGWNTRQVDGAWVPTFRHARHLTSRTEREFWAGYDMEESRRHMFDDSVVPVEEAGLLDLVDIPAEGIEIASGLRLLPTPGHTPGHLAVHLTSKGETALITGDCIHHPVQFAHPGIGSCVDIDPVQSQATRRRMLASLADTDTLVLGTHFPPPTAGRVVSHGDGYRMSPVSSA; this is encoded by the coding sequence ATGAGTACTGCCCCGAACACTGCTGCCGACGCCTCTGCCTCCACCCCGCCCTCCTGGACGGTCGGCGAGGTCACCGTCCATCGCATCGACGAGGTGCTCCTGCCTCCCGCGACCGGTCCCTGGCTGCTGCCCGACGCCACCACGGACCTGGTGGACCGCGAGGAGTGGCTGCGCCCTGACTTCGCGGGCCCGGACGGCATCGTGCGCCTGCACAGCCACAGCTTCGCCTTCGAGATCGACGGGGTGAGAGTCGTGGTCGACACCGGCATCGGCAACGGCAAGACGCGGGCGAACCCGGCCTGGCACGACCTCGGCACCAGCTACCTGCACAACCTGGGCGCGGCGGGGTTCTCCCCGGAGACCGTCGACCTGGTCCTGCTCAGCCACCTGCACACCGACCACGTCGGGTGGAACACGCGCCAGGTGGACGGGGCATGGGTGCCCACCTTCCGCCACGCCCGGCACCTCACCTCCCGCACCGAGCGAGAGTTCTGGGCCGGCTACGACATGGAGGAGTCGCGCCGGCACATGTTCGACGACTCCGTGGTCCCGGTGGAGGAGGCAGGTCTGCTCGACCTCGTCGACATCCCCGCCGAAGGCATCGAGATCGCCTCGGGACTGCGACTGCTGCCCACGCCGGGGCACACACCCGGCCACCTCGCCGTCCACCTGACCAGCAAGGGCGAGACCGCGCTGATCACCGGCGACTGCATCCACCACCCCGTCCAGTTCGCCCACCCCGGCATCGGCTCATGCGTCGACATCGACCCCGTGCAGTCCCAGGCCACCCGACGCCGGATGCTGGCCTCGCTCGCCGACACCGACACCCTCGTCTTGGGCACGCACTTCCCGCCGCCCACCGCCGGTCGCGTGGTCTCGCACGGGGACGGATACCGAATGTCCCCTGTTTCCTCCGCCTGA
- a CDS encoding TetR/AcrR family transcriptional regulator: MVELLWRDGGAKRVLSLDRIVHAAVEVADEEGLSGLSMRKVAERLGFTGMSLYRHIPGRDALVELMCDAVLGDPPEDPVGGGWRSRLEGWVRKGWELRKRHPWLAEVRGTRQLPGPNGTAHYEYVLGILAGTGLAPAEVVASVNLVGRIVDAEAAVLVEAARAERSSGVGHEEWWAARDSLYARLDRYPTLTALWEAGGFDEPEDPFEFGLARVLDGIELLVRKRDEMRDEMCQECGEPVERQSTGRTRAYCSRACQQRAYRKRKSG, from the coding sequence GTGGTCGAGCTGCTGTGGCGGGACGGGGGCGCCAAGCGGGTCCTGAGTCTCGACCGGATCGTGCACGCCGCCGTCGAGGTGGCCGATGAGGAAGGCCTGTCCGGGCTGTCCATGCGCAAGGTCGCCGAGCGGCTGGGTTTCACCGGCATGTCGCTGTACCGGCACATCCCGGGCCGCGACGCGCTGGTGGAGCTGATGTGCGACGCGGTGCTGGGTGACCCGCCGGAGGATCCGGTGGGCGGCGGCTGGCGCAGCCGGCTGGAGGGGTGGGTGCGGAAAGGTTGGGAACTGCGCAAACGGCACCCTTGGTTGGCGGAGGTGCGCGGCACCCGTCAGTTGCCGGGGCCCAATGGGACGGCCCACTACGAGTATGTGCTGGGCATCCTGGCTGGGACCGGTCTCGCGCCGGCCGAGGTGGTCGCGTCGGTCAACCTGGTGGGTCGCATCGTCGACGCCGAGGCGGCGGTCCTGGTGGAGGCCGCGCGGGCCGAGCGCAGCAGCGGGGTGGGGCACGAGGAGTGGTGGGCTGCCCGCGACTCGCTGTACGCGCGGCTCGACCGCTACCCGACCCTGACCGCGCTGTGGGAGGCGGGCGGTTTCGACGAGCCGGAGGACCCCTTCGAGTTCGGCTTGGCTCGGGTGCTCGACGGCATCGAGCTCCTGGTTCGAAAGCGTGATGAAATGCGTGATGAAATGTGTCAGGAATGCGGTGAGCCGGTGGAGCGGCAGTCCACCGGCCGCACCCGCGCATACTGCTCGCGGGCCTGCCAACAGAGGGCCTATCGGAAGCGGAAGTCCGGCTGA
- a CDS encoding alpha/beta fold hydrolase, with product MSAWHQGGAHAVMLAHGITADLAEQGLFPDLADRLAAAGFSVLRFSFRGHGRSEGKPCDMTIAGERLDLHTAVESVGRPVPVVASSFGAVSTTLSLGELPIRSLVLWQPVLDLRRTFLEPELPRGRKLHGDRTSLRQQGFLDIEGRFELGTRLFEEFAELDPRAAFLASDGPALVVHGDAERRGSPGRERNSADPRPLSVPRPQVANR from the coding sequence GTGTCCGCATGGCATCAAGGCGGGGCGCATGCGGTGATGCTGGCGCACGGCATCACCGCTGATCTCGCCGAGCAAGGACTGTTCCCGGATCTGGCCGACCGACTTGCGGCTGCGGGGTTCTCGGTGCTGCGATTCTCCTTCCGCGGGCACGGCCGCAGCGAGGGCAAGCCCTGCGACATGACGATCGCAGGAGAGCGCTTGGACTTGCACACGGCCGTGGAGTCGGTGGGGCGCCCGGTGCCGGTCGTGGCGTCGAGCTTCGGAGCGGTGAGCACCACGCTGTCGCTGGGCGAGTTGCCCATTCGATCGCTGGTGCTGTGGCAGCCGGTGCTCGATCTGCGCCGCACGTTCCTCGAACCGGAGCTTCCACGCGGACGAAAGCTCCACGGCGATCGGACATCCCTGCGGCAGCAGGGCTTCCTCGACATCGAGGGACGATTCGAGCTGGGCACCCGGCTCTTCGAGGAGTTCGCCGAGCTCGACCCGCGGGCCGCCTTCCTCGCGAGCGATGGCCCCGCGCTCGTCGTGCACGGTGATGCGGAGCGACGAGGTTCGCCGGGACGGGAACGGAACAGTGCGGACCCCCGGCCCCTCTCTGTCCCGCGCCCACAGGTCGCGAACCGTTGA
- a CDS encoding TetR/AcrR family transcriptional regulator has translation MTVFARSGYATSPVTQVGDHAGISSAYVMKLFPRKVDLFAAAIDDCYDRIVGTLEEAADEAGHAKTTEILDRMGARYAELIADRDLLLLQVQALASTQIPEVATAVRDGVARITSLTMSRARADAGQAQEFIARGQLCHLLTAIDAFDTDAHWAAALTTGIRHSPAS, from the coding sequence GTGACCGTGTTCGCGCGCTCGGGATATGCCACCAGTCCGGTCACCCAGGTGGGCGATCACGCCGGCATCTCCTCGGCGTATGTCATGAAGCTGTTCCCGCGCAAGGTCGACCTGTTCGCCGCGGCGATCGACGACTGCTACGACCGCATCGTCGGCACGCTCGAGGAAGCGGCAGATGAGGCCGGACACGCGAAGACCACTGAGATCCTCGACCGCATGGGAGCGCGGTACGCCGAGTTGATCGCCGATCGCGACCTGTTGCTGCTCCAGGTGCAGGCGCTGGCCTCGACCCAGATCCCGGAGGTCGCCACGGCCGTCCGCGACGGCGTCGCGAGGATCACCTCACTGACCATGTCCAGAGCACGAGCCGACGCGGGCCAGGCTCAGGAATTCATCGCACGCGGCCAGTTGTGCCACCTGCTGACCGCAATCGACGCGTTCGACACCGACGCCCACTGGGCAGCCGCACTCACGACCGGCATCCGGCACAGTCCGGCCTCCTGA
- a CDS encoding spermidine synthase, with product MGSAFARTWEEITIWSPAWSSIGRWSPAPGRASAPRCSASGTMWDGRDQLGVRFEEIDWRETPIGVISLRRRRDPLLDVDVYEVKLDDEYLMSSLFTVAEVELARLGLAELAGTGFDVVVGGLGLGYSARSVLEDSRVRSLVVVEGLGEVIEWHQRELLPLSASLARDPRNRFVHGDFFAMAGSVGGFDPVEPGRRFHAILVDIDHSPRHVLDPSHAGFYTTEGLRRLGAHLHPGGVFALWSDDPPDEEFNSALAEVFATSQAHVVTFPNPYGGGVSANTVYIATT from the coding sequence ATGGGCAGTGCGTTCGCCCGCACTTGGGAGGAGATCACGATCTGGTCGCCGGCGTGGTCAAGCATCGGCCGTTGGTCCCCCGCGCCGGGCAGAGCGAGCGCGCCACGTTGTTCGGCGTCTGGGACGATGTGGGATGGGAGGGACCAATTGGGTGTGCGGTTTGAGGAAATCGACTGGCGGGAAACGCCGATCGGCGTGATCAGTCTGCGACGACGTCGTGATCCGTTGCTCGACGTGGATGTTTACGAGGTCAAGCTCGACGACGAGTACCTGATGTCGAGCCTGTTCACGGTCGCCGAGGTCGAACTCGCTCGGCTGGGGCTGGCGGAGCTGGCGGGTACCGGTTTCGACGTCGTGGTCGGTGGCCTCGGGCTCGGCTATTCCGCGCGATCCGTACTCGAGGACTCGCGGGTGCGTTCACTGGTCGTCGTCGAGGGCCTGGGGGAGGTGATCGAGTGGCACCAGCGCGAGCTGTTGCCGCTGTCGGCTTCGCTGGCGAGAGATCCGCGAAATCGATTCGTGCACGGTGATTTCTTCGCCATGGCCGGATCGGTTGGCGGGTTCGACCCGGTGGAACCCGGTCGGCGGTTCCACGCGATCCTCGTCGACATCGACCACTCACCGCGGCACGTGCTGGATCCGAGCCACGCCGGTTTCTACACGACCGAGGGGCTGCGGCGGCTCGGCGCGCACCTGCACCCGGGTGGGGTGTTCGCGCTCTGGTCCGACGATCCTCCTGACGAAGAGTTCAACTCCGCACTCGCGGAAGTCTTCGCCACCTCGCAGGCCCATGTCGTCACCTTCCCGAATCCTTACGGCGGCGGCGTGTCAGCCAACACCGTCTACATCGCGACAACCTGA
- a CDS encoding NAD-dependent epimerase/dehydratase family protein, with protein MARMLKEETASGGLVTTSLHPGHIVGPGWFPIGPLGNFAPAVWRTLSAGRPLQVPGSGSEMMHHVHADDVAQAFELAIGRRGAAAGEDFNILAPSALSVRGYADIAAAWFGQTGTVESVTWGRFREITTPEYVEASWGASAPQPVFHGREGQVAPGVRAAV; from the coding sequence ATCGCACGGATGCTGAAGGAGGAGACCGCCTCCGGTGGGCTGGTCACCACCTCTCTGCACCCCGGTCACATCGTCGGACCGGGCTGGTTTCCGATCGGCCCGCTCGGGAACTTCGCCCCCGCCGTCTGGCGCACCCTCTCAGCAGGCCGGCCGCTGCAGGTCCCCGGAAGCGGCAGCGAGATGATGCACCACGTGCACGCGGACGACGTCGCCCAAGCCTTCGAGTTGGCCATCGGGCGTCGTGGCGCGGCCGCGGGAGAGGATTTCAACATCCTCGCGCCGAGCGCGCTCAGCGTCCGTGGGTACGCGGACATCGCCGCGGCGTGGTTCGGTCAGACCGGCACGGTGGAATCGGTGACGTGGGGTCGGTTCCGCGAGATCACGACGCCGGAGTACGTCGAGGCGAGCTGGGGGGCATCTGCACCGCAGCCAGTGTTTCACGGTCGAGAAGGCCAAGTCGCTCCTGGGGTACGCGCCGCGGTATGA
- a CDS encoding amidase has product MPLSDLTLAEASDAIRQRRLSPVELVDAVLDRIDQVEPRLHAYVAVEAGQARRAARAAEREVLAGRVRSPLHGVPMGLKDLIDVAGTATTASSHVRAGHRADSDSAVAARLKTAGAVLLGKTHTHEFAFGLTTPQTNNAWDQARVAGGSSGGSAVAVAAGAAVFALGTDTGGSIRVPASLNGVVGLKPTYGLVPRHGVTSLSWSLDHVGPITRTVEDASLVLSVLAGHDPRDPASLHTPDTDYRPSRGSDLTGLRVGVPRNYYFDHVDPEVEAAVRAAIDRLAELGARLVDVKIPMTRYIQATQWGLMVPEATAYHERSLRTVPDLYNADVRALLEAGELTSAGDYLRAQRARTLMRREWARLLDGVDVIAAPTVPTTAVPADQEILTWFDGTAEAVSDAYVRLSAPANITGIPSLSVPVGHDSAHMPIGMQLLGRPRSETVLLRVGHAYERTQPAPVLAPVACSPA; this is encoded by the coding sequence ATGCCGCTGTCTGACCTGACCCTCGCCGAAGCCTCAGACGCGATCCGGCAACGCCGCTTGTCCCCGGTCGAGCTGGTCGATGCGGTCCTCGACCGCATCGACCAGGTGGAACCCCGTCTGCATGCCTACGTGGCGGTGGAGGCGGGGCAGGCGCGCCGCGCGGCCCGCGCCGCCGAACGCGAGGTCCTCGCCGGCCGGGTCCGCAGTCCGCTGCACGGTGTCCCCATGGGCTTGAAGGACCTCATCGACGTGGCGGGTACGGCGACCACCGCCAGCTCCCACGTCCGCGCCGGTCACCGCGCCGACTCCGACAGCGCGGTGGCCGCACGGCTGAAGACGGCCGGCGCGGTCCTGCTCGGCAAGACCCACACCCACGAGTTCGCGTTCGGCCTCACGACACCGCAGACCAACAACGCCTGGGACCAGGCGCGCGTGGCCGGCGGCTCCAGCGGAGGATCGGCCGTGGCCGTCGCGGCGGGCGCCGCCGTCTTCGCTCTCGGTACCGACACCGGCGGCTCGATCCGCGTACCCGCCTCGCTCAACGGGGTCGTCGGCCTCAAGCCCACCTACGGCCTCGTCCCCCGCCACGGCGTGACGTCGCTGTCCTGGTCGCTCGACCACGTCGGCCCGATCACCCGCACCGTCGAAGACGCCTCCCTCGTCCTGTCCGTCCTGGCCGGACACGATCCGCGGGACCCCGCGTCCCTGCACACCCCCGACACCGACTACCGGCCGAGCCGCGGCAGCGACCTGACCGGGCTGCGCGTCGGGGTGCCGCGCAACTACTACTTCGACCACGTCGATCCGGAGGTGGAGGCCGCGGTCCGCGCCGCCATCGACCGGCTCGCCGAGCTCGGCGCCCGCCTCGTCGACGTCAAGATCCCGATGACCCGCTACATCCAGGCCACCCAGTGGGGCCTGATGGTCCCCGAGGCCACCGCCTACCACGAGCGGAGCCTGCGGACCGTGCCGGACCTCTACAACGCGGACGTCCGCGCACTGCTGGAAGCCGGAGAGCTGACGAGCGCCGGAGACTACCTGCGCGCCCAGCGTGCCCGGACACTGATGCGGCGGGAATGGGCACGCCTGCTCGACGGGGTCGACGTGATCGCCGCCCCGACGGTCCCGACCACCGCGGTGCCGGCCGACCAGGAGATCCTCACCTGGTTCGACGGCACAGCCGAGGCCGTCAGCGACGCCTACGTGCGGCTCAGCGCTCCCGCCAACATCACCGGCATTCCCTCGCTGTCCGTACCGGTGGGCCACGACTCGGCGCACATGCCGATCGGCATGCAACTGCTCGGACGCCCTCGCTCCGAGACCGTGCTCCTGCGCGTCGGACACGCCTACGAGCGGACGCAACCTGCCCCGGTACTCGCACCCGTGGCCTGCTCCCCCGCCTGA
- a CDS encoding TetR/AcrR family transcriptional regulator, whose translation MSRKPMVRPGGRSARVQESVHRAVRDLMAESGREALTVPQVAARAGVTPSTVYRRWGDLQELLSDVAVERLRPEAPPEDHGSLAADLAAWAELFLDEMASPAGRSYIRDALLGDPDGSNAGQCSAYAAEQISAVLARATDRGEAAPEVETVIDGVVAPIMYRILFRPTGIDDEYARLLVTEVLASNGGEDR comes from the coding sequence ATGAGTCGCAAGCCGATGGTTCGCCCGGGTGGGCGCAGTGCCCGGGTCCAGGAATCGGTGCACCGAGCCGTACGCGACCTGATGGCGGAATCGGGCCGGGAGGCCCTGACCGTGCCCCAGGTCGCGGCCCGGGCCGGGGTCACGCCGTCGACGGTATACCGACGATGGGGCGATTTGCAGGAGCTGCTGTCGGACGTGGCCGTGGAACGGCTGCGCCCCGAGGCACCTCCGGAGGACCACGGCTCCCTGGCCGCCGACCTGGCGGCGTGGGCCGAGCTCTTCCTCGACGAGATGGCCTCGCCCGCGGGCCGCTCGTACATCCGCGACGCACTGCTCGGCGACCCGGACGGCAGCAACGCCGGGCAGTGTTCGGCCTACGCCGCCGAACAGATCAGTGCCGTCCTCGCCCGCGCCACCGACCGCGGAGAGGCAGCACCCGAGGTCGAGACGGTCATCGACGGGGTCGTCGCGCCCATCATGTACCGCATCCTGTTCCGCCCGACCGGGATCGACGACGAGTACGCGCGTCTCCTCGTGACGGAAGTCCTCGCCTCGAACGGCGGCGAGGACCGGTAG